In Gemmatimonadaceae bacterium, the genomic window CGAAGAACCGCGTCGGGTGCGCCCCCGCGAACAAACCGGTGCCGGTTCCGCTGGGCATTGCCGCCGTCACGGCGACGAGCTTTTCGTTTTCATCCGCAAGCTCGGCGAGGCCCTTGCCGAAGACAGCAGTGTACGCGGCGTTCGCCGAGGAAACCTTGAGCTGTTTTCCGGTCGCTGGATCGTGGCCCGGCGGAAGTGCGTGCCATTTTTCCGTGTGCTCGCCCGCGGGAAAGCCTCTCCCTTTTTGCGTTATCACGTGCACGAGGCGCGGTCCGGTGAAATCGCGGACCGCAGAGAACGTGTCCACCAGAACGTCGATGTCATGGCCGTCGATCGGCCCGAAATAGCGGAAGCCGAGCTCCTCGAACAGCACGCCCGGCGTGAGGAAGGACTTCATGCTCTCTTCCATCTTCCGGATGAGGGTCCCCATTCCCGACAGAGGGCCCGGCGCGGCATCGACTACAGATCCGATCGCCGAGCGCACGCGGTTGTAAAGGGGATTGCGCTGAATCGAGGTGAGGTACTTCGACATCGCTCCGACATTCGGCGCGATCGACATCTCATTGTCGTTCAGAATGACGATGAAGTCGCGACCCGACGCTCCCGCGTTGTTGAGGCCCTCGTAGGCGAGACCGCAAGTGAGCGCGCCATCGCCAAGCACCGAAACAACTCGATAGGTGTCCTCATTCAGATCACGTGCGGTTGCCATGCCGAGCCCTGCGGAGATCGCGGTTGCAGCGTGGCCGGCCCCGAAAGTGTCGTACTCGCTTTCGGTGCGCTTGAGAAAGCCGGAGAGACCGTGCTCCTGTCGTAGCGTCTCCATCCCCGCATTGCGCCCGGTGAGAAGCTTGTGAGGGTAGCCCTGGTGGCCGACATCCCAGACCAGCAGGTCGCGCGGCGTATCGAACGCGGTATGAAGCGCGACGGTCAGCTCGACCACGCCGAGGCCCGCACCGATATGTCCGCCGGTGCTTGAGCACACTTCGATCAGTCGCTCCCGGATGGCCTCACTGAGCTCGCGAAGCTCGTCACGCGAGAGTGATTTCAGGTCGGCGGGCGATTCAATGCGGTCGAGTATGGTCATTCGATGCGGTTTGTCAGTGAGTGCGGGAGACGATGAACGTCGCGAGATCTTCGAGCTCCGCTGTGTGAATGTCGTGTGATCGGAGATCGTGACACGCGTACGTTACGAGCTCATTGGCCCGCTCGGTTGCGCCATCGACGCCGAGAAGGCCCGGATAGGTGCTTTTCCTGAGAGCGACGTCGCGCCCTGCCGTCTTGCCAAGCTTATCTGTCGATGATGTCACGTCGAGTACGTCGTCCATGATCTGAAATGCGAGCCCGATTCGCGAGCCAAAATCAACCAGAGCGCGAACGCTGGGCTCGCTAGCGCCTGCAGCCAGGCCACCTATCTCCAGCGACGCGGCGATGAGCGCACCAGTCTTGGCGGAATGAATCAGATCGAGCTCTTCGCGCGCCAGCTCGGCGCCCTCGGCGTCGAGATCGGCCAGCTGCCCGCCGATCATCCCGCCTGCGCCGGCAGCCCGCATCAATATCTTAACTATCATACAGCCGGTCTCCCTCGGCAACACGAGCGCCACGGCGGAATCGTAGGCTATCCGCGCAGCGAGAGGGATCATGACTGCGCCCGCGACTGTTGTGGCCTGAATGCCGAAGACGCGGTGCGCGGTTGGTCGCCCGCGCCTGACGTCGTCGTCGTCCATGCACGGCAGATCGTCGTGGACTAGTGAGTACGCGTGGATCAGCTCGACCGCGGCAGCAAGACTGGAAGCGTCACCGGTTCCGCCCGCCGCACGGTATGCCGCCAGGACCAGCATGCCGCGGAGTCTTTTCCCTCCGCCATCTATTGAATAGCGGATGGGGTCCTTGACGGCTGGCGCAAGCGTGGAAAGCTTCGCGCGCGACTCCCGCGCCAGCCCGGCTTCAACGGCCTCGCGCAGGTCGGCGGCCGTCATCGGTGGGGCGCTAGGTGCGGAGATCCCTCAGCTCCAGCACGCCGTCGGCCCGCTCCACGAGCTCCTTGACCTTGCTCTCCGTCTCGGCGAGCTCGCCCGATGCGAGTCGGAGGAGTTCGATGCCCTCTTCGAAGAGCTTGAGTGCCGCGTTCAGGTCGAGGCGGTCGCCCTCCAGCTGGGCTACGATCTCCTCGAGCCGCTTGAGATTCGATTCGAACGACATGCGCGCAATATTGGCCCTCGGTGAAGCTGAGACAAGCGAAGCGCTCAACTAGCCTCTCGCCACTCCAACCGCCTCTTCGGTCGATCATCGGGAGAGAAATCTAGGGCGGTGCTCTATTTTCGCAAGTACTTTATAGCACAAAGTACGTCGTGCCCGTGTAGGCGGGAGGATTTTTCTGGATTCTCGCTAGCAGGGAGACACGAAGGTGCGGTGCAGGTTCAATCTCGCGCCTCTGAACTGGGCCTCAGGCATC contains:
- the dxs gene encoding 1-deoxy-D-xylulose-5-phosphate synthase, whose amino-acid sequence is MTILDRIESPADLKSLSRDELRELSEAIRERLIEVCSSTGGHIGAGLGVVELTVALHTAFDTPRDLLVWDVGHQGYPHKLLTGRNAGMETLRQEHGLSGFLKRTESEYDTFGAGHAATAISAGLGMATARDLNEDTYRVVSVLGDGALTCGLAYEGLNNAGASGRDFIVILNDNEMSIAPNVGAMSKYLTSIQRNPLYNRVRSAIGSVVDAAPGPLSGMGTLIRKMEESMKSFLTPGVLFEELGFRYFGPIDGHDIDVLVDTFSAVRDFTGPRLVHVITQKGRGFPAGEHTEKWHALPPGHDPATGKQLKVSSANAAYTAVFGKGLAELADENEKLVAVTAAMPSGTGTGLFAGAHPTRFFDVGIAEGHAVTFAAGLATRGVRPVCAIYSTFLQRAYDNVIHDVAIQHLPVVFAMDRAGVVGEDGPTHMGLYDIAYMLAIPEMTVTAPKNGGEMLGLLRAALAHESGPFAFRYPRDAAPDIVPPISEIEPVPYGTWEMLREGASSRDTGGGLAILAVGTMVLPSVAAAEMLATDGINATVVNCRFMKPYDDAMLREVLAANRYVLVVEEGTVVNGFGSYMSSVVAAIDPAVRVMAHGVPDRFIEQAPRARQLADIGLDAPGIAARARQLRQADARGARLRAG
- a CDS encoding farnesyl diphosphate synthase, with translation MTAADLREAVEAGLARESRAKLSTLAPAVKDPIRYSIDGGGKRLRGMLVLAAYRAAGGTGDASSLAAAVELIHAYSLVHDDLPCMDDDDVRRGRPTAHRVFGIQATTVAGAVMIPLAARIAYDSAVALVLPRETGCMIVKILMRAAGAGGMIGGQLADLDAEGAELAREELDLIHSAKTGALIAASLEIGGLAAGASEPSVRALVDFGSRIGLAFQIMDDVLDVTSSTDKLGKTAGRDVALRKSTYPGLLGVDGATERANELVTYACHDLRSHDIHTAELEDLATFIVSRTH
- the xseB gene encoding exodeoxyribonuclease VII small subunit; translated protein: MSFESNLKRLEEIVAQLEGDRLDLNAALKLFEEGIELLRLASGELAETESKVKELVERADGVLELRDLRT